One Silene latifolia isolate original U9 population chromosome 4, ASM4854445v1, whole genome shotgun sequence DNA segment encodes these proteins:
- the LOC141651397 gene encoding uncharacterized protein LOC141651397, with amino-acid sequence MALVQKYGKPDLFITMTCNPNWPEIKAELSPGEQAHNRPDLVARIFHAKLTLLRKQIKEKQIFGEVAAMINVVEFQKRGLPHAHFLIILKPEHKITAPEKFDKYVSAEIPSTDNPHLRAVVPKHMLHGPCGTDFPKCACMRWDTGETVSLRKAKLDNRSVVPYNPYLLAMFDCHLNVEVCSTIKAVKYLYKYMYKGYDRILFNVADGTASMLVDEIERYQSSRWVSPPEAAWRIYPHVQPLPLHIPNCQMARFSENEELAMVIADEDRAKTMLTEFFNTNSRLEEEQRDRGVVVGRVAHASPGEGERYYLRLLLAHIRGPKLFEDLKTVNGVCCVSFQEAALKRGVLEEDNAADMCMDEAIQVEMPNALRRLFATILVFSCPNNPAEFWDKYYKPLSDDFRKQFPEEHAKVLQLTVGKVEQFLEGMGKTFSQFGLNHLHFEQETILQSTRDISDALNAPVPLLQLASRKQLNLQQRTAYKAIIQHVKNAKAGAFFIDGPGGTGKTFLYGALYAKVRSMGQICLPTATSGIAASNLPTGRTTHSRFKIPLDTEESITCDVPKQGGLACLIREASLVIWDEASMAKRENIEAVNMLFQDVCSSSQLFGGKVIVFGGDFRQVLSVLPRRTQQEAVEASIVSSPIWPQLTKFGLTENIRAREDPQFSKFFLDLGNGNLQTEESSWVSLPQELILQTKEGEEPEETLINVVFPEMKHYAFNPEIFNDRAILTPRNADVDSVNSALIEMFPGTPHIYHSFDSVVDDNSNVYPAEFLNSLCPVGMTPHELILKEDSPVILLRNLDHAAGLCNGMRLICKRFFPNMIECEISTGFYKGERVFLHRITLKPSKNSKFPINFQRKQFPIKLSFAMTINKAQGQTVQRVGVYLPRSCFSHGQLYVALSRARSARDLKVLHKPSAGDVNGNLVRNVVSFEVLRRAGFKDI; translated from the exons ATGGCACTTGTGCAAAAATATGGAAAACCTGATCTGTTTATAACTATGACGTGCAATCCAAACTGGCCAGAGATAAAAGCTGAATTGTCCCCAGGGGAACAGGCGCATAACAGGCCAGATTTGGTGGCCAGGATATTCCATGCTAAGCTAACATTACTTCGAAAGCAGATAAAGGAAAAACAGATCTTTGGGGAGGTTGCAGCAATGATAAATGTGGTGGAGTTTCAAAAGCGTGGCTTACCACATGCGCATTTCCTTATCATTCTAAAACCCGAGCACAAGATTACTGCACCAGAAAAGTTTGACAAATATGTATCAGCAGAAATACCCTCAACTGATAACCCACACCTAAGAGCAGTTGTACCAAAACACATGCTGCATGGCCCATGTGGCACTGATTTTCCTAAATGTGCGTGTATG CGATGGGATACTGGTGAAACTGTTTCATTAAGAAAAGCTAAGTTGGATAATAGATCAGTGGTTCCTTACAACCCTTATCTGCTTGCTATGTTTGATTGCCACTTAAATGTAGAGGTATGCTCTACTATTAAAGCAGTGAAATACTTATATAAATACATGTACAAGGGCTATGATAGGATATTATTTAATGTCGCGGATGGGACTGCTTCTATGTTGGTGGATGAAATTGAGAGGTACCAATCTAGTAGGTGGGTATCACCTCCAGAAGCAGCTTGGAGAATTTACCCACATGTACAGCCTTTGCCACTTCATATCCCCAATTGTCAGATGGCAAGGTTTTCAGAGAACGAAGAACTTGCAATGGTCATTGCTGATGAAGACAGAGCGAAAACAATGCTAACTGAATTTTTTAACACAAATTCTCGCCTAGAAGAGGAACAGCG AGACCGCGGTGTTGTGGTAGGAAGGGTTGCCCATGCTTCTCCTGGAGAAGGTGAACGGTATTACCTAAGGTTGCTTCTAGCACATATTAGAGGGCCTAAGTTATTTGAAGACCTCAAAACAGTGAACGGTGTTTGCTGCGTCTCATTTCAAGAAGCAGCGCTCAAAAGAGGGGTCCTAGAAGAAGATAATGCAGCGGATATGTGCATGGACGAAGCTATCCAAGTTGAGATGCCTAATGCTCTTAGAAGATTGTTTGCAACAATACTGGTTTTTAGTTGCCCAAACAACCCTGCTGAATTCTGGGATAAATATTACAAGCCACTTTCCGACGATTTTAGAAAGCAGTTTCCTGAAGAGCATGCAAAGGTGTTGCAGCTGACAGTAGGAAAGGTTGAGCAATTTTTGGAGGGGATGGGTAAGACGTTCAGCCAGTTTGGATTGAACCATTTACACTTTGAACAAGAAACAATACTACAAAGTACAAGGGATATCAGCGATGCTTTGAACGCCCCCGTACCTCTTCTGCAGCTTGCTTCACGCAAACAGCTCAATCTTCAGCAGCGCACTGCGTATAAGGCAATAATTCAACACGTCAAGAATGCAAAAGCAGGAGCTTTTTTCATAGATGGTCCAGGTGGAACTGGCAAGACTTTTTTGTATGGGGCTTTATATGCAAAAGTCAGGTCAATGGGCCAAATATGCTTACCAACAGCTACCTCAGGAATAGCTGCATCGAATTTACCCACTGGCAGAACAACCCATTCTAGGTTTAAAATTCCTCTTGATACTGAAGAGTCCATAACTTGCGATGTCCCTAAACAAGGAGGATTGGCCTGCTTAATAAGGGAAGCTTCATTAGTCATTTGGGACGAGGCTTCAATGGCAAAGAGGGAGAATATTGAGGCTGTAAATATGTTATTCCAAGATGTATGCAGTAGTTCGCAGCTATTTGGTGGAAAAGTCATAGTTTTTGGTGGAGATTTTAGGCAGGTGTTGTCAGTGCTTCCACGGCGCACACAACAAGAGGCTGTTGAAGCAAGCATTGTAAGCTCTCCTATTTGGCCACAACTAACAAAATTTGGCCTCACTGAAAATATTAGGGCGCGAGAGGACCCTCAATTTTCAAAGTTTTTTCTAGACTTGGGGAATGGAAACTTGCAAACAGAAGAAAGTAGTTGGGTGTCACTGCCGCAAGAGTTAATTCTTCAAACAAAAGAAGGAGAGGAACCAGAGGAGACACTGATTAATGTTGTGTTCCCAGAGATGAAGCACTACGCCTTCAACCCAGAAATTTTCAACGACAGAGCCATATTAACTCCGAGAAACGCTGATGTTGACTCTGTAAACAGCGCGCTGATTGAAATGTTCCCAGGAACACCACACATTTATCATAGCTTTGATAGCGTTGTTGATGACAACTCAAATGTATACCCAGCTGAGTTCCTGAATTCGCTATGCCCTGTTGGAATGACACCGCATGAACTAATTTTGAAGGAAGATTCACCTGTGATATTATTAAGAAATTTAGATCATGCAGCTGGTCTGTGCAATGGTATGCGCCTCATATGCAAGCGATTTTTCCCAAACATGATTGAGTGTGAAATATCAACTGGATTTTATAAAGGAGAGCGTGTTTTCCTTCATAGGATTACACTTAAACCATCCAAGAATTCTAAATTTCCAATTAATTTCCAGAGAAAGCAGTTTCCTATAAAGTTAAGCTTTGCTATGACGATCAATAAGGCGCAAGGCCAGACTGTACAACGTGTAGGTGTTTATCTACCTAGATCCTGCTTTTCACATGGGCAGTTATATGTTGCGTTATCAAGGGCACGTTCAGCTAGAGACTTGAAGGTTTTGCACAAACCAAGTGCAGGTGATGTGAATGGAAATCTGGTTAGGAATGTGGTATCGTTTGAAGTGCTACGAAGGGCGGGTTTTAAGGATATTTGA